A region from the Nostoc sp. HK-01 genome encodes:
- a CDS encoding group 1 glycosyl transferase: MNKTKLAIITSHPIQYYAPWFRYLAHDDHLQIKVFYLWDFGVTQKLDAGFQQVLQWDIPLLDGYKYEFVPNVSSKPGVSHFWGLQNPSLISQVKAYNPNAVLLMNYNYASIYNFLLHWDSRRIPLLFRGDSHRLLKPTGIKAWARQQFITQIYRRFAGCLYVGKANYEYFKYHGVPSDQLFFSPHTVDNDRFFSQAAHAKQQAITWKQELGIPLDHAVIVFAGKFEPKKRPLDLLQAFLIANLSQVSLLFVGGGSLETDLKATAAKHANIYFAPFQNQTLMPRTYAIADLFVLPSYGTSETWGLAINEAMCLSCPVIVSSYVGCAQDLIYPQRNGLVFPAGDVSALAASLQEAFSDRQRLQQWGEESQKIVSQYSYTQASQGLKQALDYVISSITPSESQVKLVI, translated from the coding sequence ATGAATAAAACTAAATTAGCCATTATTACTTCTCATCCAATACAGTATTATGCTCCTTGGTTTCGCTATCTAGCTCATGATGATCATTTACAAATTAAAGTGTTTTATTTGTGGGATTTTGGTGTCACCCAAAAGCTTGATGCCGGATTCCAACAAGTTTTGCAGTGGGATATCCCTTTACTAGATGGATATAAATATGAGTTTGTACCAAACGTTAGTTCTAAACCAGGAGTTAGTCATTTTTGGGGGTTACAAAATCCATCTTTAATCTCACAGGTAAAAGCTTATAATCCTAATGCAGTGTTGTTGATGAATTATAACTATGCCAGCATCTATAACTTTTTATTGCATTGGGACTCCCGTAGAATACCGTTACTATTTCGAGGTGATTCTCATCGCCTACTAAAACCTACTGGAATCAAAGCCTGGGCGCGTCAGCAATTTATTACCCAAATTTATCGGCGTTTTGCTGGTTGTCTGTATGTAGGAAAAGCAAATTATGAATATTTTAAATATCATGGTGTACCCAGTGATCAGCTATTTTTCTCTCCTCATACTGTAGATAATGATCGCTTTTTTTCTCAAGCTGCTCATGCTAAACAGCAAGCAATAACTTGGAAACAGGAATTGGGCATCCCATTAGATCATGCAGTGATTGTATTTGCTGGCAAGTTTGAACCCAAAAAACGTCCTTTAGATTTACTACAAGCTTTTTTAATTGCGAACTTATCTCAAGTTTCCTTACTATTCGTTGGTGGAGGTTCTTTAGAAACAGACTTAAAAGCAACCGCCGCAAAACACGCAAATATCTACTTTGCGCCTTTTCAAAATCAAACTTTGATGCCTCGTACTTATGCAATTGCTGATTTATTCGTGTTACCTAGTTACGGTACTTCAGAAACTTGGGGACTAGCGATTAATGAAGCAATGTGCTTGTCTTGTCCAGTAATTGTCAGCAGTTATGTAGGTTGCGCTCAAGATTTGATTTATCCGCAACGCAATGGGCTTGTGTTTCCAGCTGGTGATGTGTCAGCTTTAGCTGCTAGTCTGCAAGAAGCATTTTCTGATCGTCAGCGTTTGCAACAATGGGGCGAGGAAAGTCAAAAAATTGTTTCTCAGTACAGTTATACTCAGGCAAGTCAGGGTTTAAAACAAGCATTAGACTATGTAATTTCATCTATCACGCCAAGTGAAAGTCAGGTAAAGCTAGTTATTTAA
- a CDS encoding family 2 glycosyl transferase, whose protein sequence is MNPLISVIIPTHNPNGKRLNKTLIALKNQALLQEHWELIVIDNLTPDTSYIPSFDFSWHNCAKIIREESLGLTRARIAGINASRGSYLVFVDDDNVLDANYLSNVITIFQNHPNLGAIGGKSLPEFEVEPENWIKNFWVCLALRDLGDEVQIYSFDQLSKQEKQHPLFAPIGAGMALQRKAAQFYVDSIAENVNRLSLDRTGKSLQSGGDCDINLTLLEAGWAVGYFPQLQLTHLISANRLTKDYLARLNRASSRSWVQVLDAHNIHPWQKIPSWSVIPRQIKAFFSYQPWKSPANYINWQGACGMFEGLSGLTD, encoded by the coding sequence ATGAATCCTCTTATTTCAGTTATTATTCCTACTCATAATCCTAATGGTAAGCGGTTAAACAAAACGCTTATTGCTCTAAAAAACCAGGCTCTTTTACAAGAACATTGGGAACTAATAGTCATAGATAATTTAACGCCTGATACCAGTTATATTCCTAGCTTTGATTTCTCTTGGCACAATTGTGCAAAAATTATTAGAGAAGAAAGTTTAGGTTTAACACGAGCAAGAATAGCAGGAATTAATGCCAGTCGGGGTAGTTATTTAGTATTTGTAGATGATGATAACGTCCTTGATGCAAATTATCTAAGTAATGTAATTACGATTTTTCAAAATCACCCAAATTTGGGAGCTATTGGTGGAAAATCCCTTCCAGAGTTTGAAGTTGAACCTGAGAATTGGATAAAAAATTTTTGGGTTTGTTTAGCACTTCGTGACTTAGGTGATGAGGTGCAAATTTACTCTTTTGATCAACTATCTAAGCAAGAAAAACAACACCCATTATTTGCTCCCATTGGAGCAGGAATGGCACTGCAACGCAAAGCAGCACAATTTTACGTTGATAGTATTGCTGAAAATGTCAATCGGCTCTCTTTAGATAGAACAGGTAAGAGTTTACAATCTGGGGGTGATTGCGACATTAACTTAACACTTTTAGAGGCTGGTTGGGCAGTTGGTTACTTTCCTCAACTGCAACTAACTCACCTAATCTCGGCAAATCGTTTAACCAAAGATTATCTTGCTCGTCTGAACCGTGCTTCATCACGTTCCTGGGTTCAAGTTTTAGATGCTCATAACATTCATCCCTGGCAAAAAATACCTAGTTGGAGTGTTATTCCCAGACAGATAAAGGCGTTTTTTAGTTATCAACCTTGGAAAAGTCCTGCTAATTACATCAATTGGCAAGGTGCTTGTGGAATGTTTGAGGGATTAAGCGGACTTACTGATTGA
- a CDS encoding glycosyltransferase encodes MIKQPSSKSKYRFHLWFPALFNSTGGIQRYSSLCLTAFQSLYPDCVYDIVIKHDTGVPPKSANLCFHTAGNWPLALRTPALAAQMIGLGLQQRPKLIFSTHPNFSVTANLLKKLIGIPYWVAAHGIDAWDIQNPLVKKALENADLILAVSSYTRDRLLQEQKLQPEKVVVLPNTFNADNFQIASKPDHLLKQYGLNPQQPVILTVTRLSQSPQRCKGYDKILQALPQIHQAIPDVHYVLVGEGNDRARIEQLIVKLQLQDCVTLAGYIPDQELRDYYNLCDLFAMPSKGEGFGIVHLEAMACGKPTLGGNQDGAVDALCQGELGALVDPDDIEAIAQTIIQILRGEYPNSLMYQPEELRNRVITKFGFDHFQESIGYYFEKQFK; translated from the coding sequence GTGATTAAACAGCCCTCTAGCAAAAGTAAATACCGCTTTCATCTTTGGTTTCCTGCCCTATTCAACTCAACAGGGGGGATTCAGCGTTACTCTTCTTTGTGTTTAACAGCATTTCAAAGTCTTTACCCTGATTGTGTCTACGATATTGTGATTAAACATGATACAGGTGTACCACCAAAATCAGCTAATTTATGTTTTCATACGGCTGGTAATTGGCCTTTAGCCTTACGTACTCCAGCCCTTGCGGCTCAAATGATTGGTCTTGGGCTTCAGCAACGTCCCAAATTGATTTTTTCCACCCATCCCAACTTTAGTGTTACTGCTAACTTGTTGAAAAAGTTAATAGGCATTCCCTACTGGGTTGCAGCACATGGTATTGATGCTTGGGATATCCAAAATCCCCTAGTTAAGAAAGCCCTAGAAAATGCTGACTTGATTTTAGCCGTAAGTAGCTATACGCGCGATCGCCTTTTGCAAGAACAAAAACTACAGCCAGAGAAAGTTGTAGTTCTACCCAATACCTTCAATGCTGATAATTTTCAAATTGCATCTAAGCCGGATCATCTCCTCAAACAATATGGCTTAAATCCTCAGCAACCAGTTATTCTTACTGTTACCCGTCTTTCCCAATCACCACAAAGGTGTAAGGGCTATGACAAAATTTTGCAAGCTTTGCCTCAAATTCATCAAGCTATTCCCGATGTGCATTATGTTTTAGTGGGGGAAGGAAATGACCGCGCCAGAATTGAACAGTTAATAGTCAAACTACAACTCCAAGACTGTGTAACCTTAGCTGGCTATATCCCTGATCAAGAACTGCGGGATTATTATAATCTTTGTGATCTTTTTGCCATGCCCAGTAAGGGTGAAGGCTTTGGCATAGTTCACCTAGAAGCTATGGCCTGTGGTAAACCCACTCTGGGAGGTAATCAGGATGGTGCTGTTGATGCACTTTGCCAGGGAGAATTAGGCGCGCTGGTTGACCCAGATGATATAGAAGCGATCGCTCAAACTATAATTCAAATATTACGTGGGGAATATCCTAACTCCCTTATGTACCAACCAGAAGAATTAAGAAATAGGGTGATTACCAAATTTGGTTTTGACCACTTTCAAGAGAGCATTGGTTATTACTTTGAAAAACAGTTTAAGTAA
- a CDS encoding putative acyltransferase, whose amino-acid sequence MTYWNPQYKTLDHWRGIAALWVMLFHGFGTTFDKSLHPLVEIIKSVAAPGWLGVHIFFVISGYCITASVYKLILKGGSSWAFLQTRILRLMPTYWIAFLLTLSLNIISSPFNKVNLADAIPSSWEIWFGNLFLIQPYLNVPFYVVVYWSLVVEIGFYLIVATLLIIRNKISQNLSLFLGLFLAFMAIFMPHDSKLGWIRYWSEFVCGSLVFTALFAKHKNHTYHQNLSITLIMILGAIGAWIHLIHDQNQLWFSSIFAIIIYLLYRFDNIINSINLINWLKSFGLISYSLYLLHVPFQGRVVNLGTRFIPVDSIMILVLQVLGWAVAITVSIIFFKLVEKPLNNWRYQQRIAKS is encoded by the coding sequence ATGACATATTGGAATCCACAATACAAAACCCTAGACCACTGGCGTGGTATTGCTGCTTTATGGGTGATGCTTTTTCACGGTTTTGGAACTACTTTTGATAAATCTCTTCATCCATTAGTGGAAATAATAAAATCCGTTGCGGCTCCTGGTTGGTTAGGAGTGCATATTTTCTTTGTTATTAGCGGCTATTGTATTACAGCCAGCGTCTATAAACTAATTCTTAAGGGTGGTAGTTCATGGGCATTTCTACAAACTAGAATTTTGCGTTTAATGCCAACTTACTGGATAGCATTTTTATTAACTTTAAGTTTAAATATTATATCTTCACCTTTTAATAAAGTGAATTTAGCAGATGCAATTCCTTCTTCATGGGAGATTTGGTTCGGAAATTTGTTTCTCATACAGCCCTATTTGAATGTTCCTTTTTATGTTGTTGTCTACTGGTCATTGGTGGTAGAAATAGGATTTTATTTGATTGTTGCTACTCTTTTAATAATTAGAAACAAGATTAGTCAAAATTTATCTTTGTTCCTGGGATTATTCTTAGCATTTATGGCAATATTTATGCCTCATGACTCAAAGCTAGGTTGGATAAGATATTGGTCTGAATTTGTATGTGGATCTCTAGTATTTACTGCTTTATTTGCGAAGCATAAAAATCATACTTATCATCAAAATCTATCTATAACTTTAATTATGATACTAGGTGCTATAGGCGCTTGGATTCACTTGATTCATGATCAAAATCAACTCTGGTTTAGTAGTATTTTCGCAATAATCATTTATTTGTTATATAGGTTTGATAATATTATCAATTCAATTAACTTGATAAATTGGCTTAAATCTTTTGGTTTAATATCATATTCGCTTTATCTACTTCATGTTCCCTTTCAAGGAAGAGTAGTAAATCTAGGAACAAGATTTATTCCCGTTGACAGCATAATGATACTTGTACTGCAAGTGTTAGGATGGGCTGTGGCAATTACCGTTAGTATTATCTTTTTCAAATTAGTTGAAAAACCTTTAAATAACTGGCGATATCAACAAAGAATAGCTAAATCATAG
- a CDS encoding IS1 transposase — translation MQCPYCGATKIRKNGKRRGKQNYICVSCARQFIDVYSPLKRYSDEKKIECLKAYVNGAGFRAIERQTGVHHTTIINWVKQIGENLPEAPPTDKIPSVGELDELETFVQSKKTKFGYGRR, via the coding sequence GTGCAATGTCCATACTGCGGAGCTACAAAAATTCGTAAGAACGGAAAGCGAAGAGGTAAGCAAAATTACATTTGTGTATCATGCGCTCGCCAATTCATTGATGTCTACAGCCCACTAAAAAGATACTCAGATGAGAAAAAAATAGAATGTTTAAAAGCATACGTTAATGGTGCTGGCTTTAGAGCAATTGAACGTCAGACAGGAGTTCATCATACGACGATAATTAACTGGGTAAAACAAATTGGTGAAAACTTACCAGAGGCACCGCCAACAGATAAAATACCATCCGTTGGGGAATTAGATGAACTGGAAACTTTTGTGCAGTCAAAAAAAACAAAATTTGGATATGGACGGCGTTAG
- a CDS encoding putative glycosyltransferase: protein MLLQPKIVVNKPRICQVVASINENVGGPAYSITNLAKALSHNNIYSHLFTLDYQLNGRQLPVESVELHSLIAKKLAIYVRGWQPSASNYLTKLASQELDLIHNHGLWMFPNLYARKAAVRNKIPLVISPRGMVESWSLNNSWYKKWPAWLLYEKHNLDNATAFHATSAEEVQSIRNLGYKQPVALIPNGVSIPTTNEQANRQVLTEIFPELAQKKWLLFLSRIHPKKGLDNLLYVWQSLANSFPDWHLIIAGADLIGYQSELQMLVERFNLKQQVTFTGMLSGQLKYSALTNADLFVLPTHSENFGIAIAESLAYGVPVVTTKGAPWQELETHSCGWWIEDNQQALAITLTEAMKISAAERQKMGDRGRNLVQTRYSWNSVAKQMSDFYYWILGGGEPPICVHLY, encoded by the coding sequence ATGCTGTTGCAGCCTAAAATAGTAGTTAATAAACCTCGAATTTGCCAAGTAGTTGCCAGTATCAACGAGAATGTCGGTGGGCCTGCTTACTCTATCACAAATCTAGCAAAAGCTTTATCTCATAACAATATATATTCACACTTATTCACTCTCGACTATCAATTAAATGGGCGACAGCTTCCTGTTGAAAGTGTAGAATTACATAGTCTAATTGCTAAAAAACTAGCAATATATGTCAGAGGATGGCAACCATCAGCTAGTAATTATCTGACAAAACTAGCATCACAAGAATTAGACCTAATTCATAATCATGGATTATGGATGTTTCCCAATCTTTATGCTCGCAAGGCGGCAGTTCGTAACAAAATACCTCTAGTTATTTCTCCTAGAGGTATGGTAGAATCATGGTCATTAAACAATAGCTGGTATAAAAAATGGCCTGCTTGGTTGTTATACGAGAAGCACAATTTAGATAATGCTACTGCCTTTCATGCAACCTCGGCTGAAGAAGTTCAGTCTATTCGCAACTTAGGATACAAACAACCAGTCGCGCTAATTCCTAACGGTGTTAGCATCCCTACAACTAATGAACAAGCTAATAGACAAGTATTAACCGAAATATTTCCTGAACTAGCTCAAAAAAAATGGTTGCTTTTCCTCTCAAGAATCCATCCAAAGAAAGGCTTGGATAACTTACTATACGTGTGGCAATCTTTAGCTAATTCCTTTCCTGATTGGCATCTAATTATTGCAGGTGCAGACTTAATTGGCTATCAATCAGAGTTACAAATGTTAGTTGAAAGGTTCAACTTGAAGCAACAGGTAACTTTTACTGGTATGCTTTCTGGACAATTGAAATATTCTGCCCTGACTAATGCTGATTTATTTGTATTGCCTACTCACTCAGAAAATTTTGGCATTGCGATCGCAGAATCGTTGGCTTACGGTGTGCCTGTTGTGACAACTAAGGGCGCACCTTGGCAAGAATTAGAAACCCATAGCTGTGGTTGGTGGATAGAAGATAATCAGCAAGCATTAGCGATTACTCTGACTGAGGCAATGAAAATTTCTGCTGCGGAGAGACAGAAAATGGGTGATAGAGGCAGAAATTTAGTACAAACAAGATATTCTTGGAACTCAGTAGCCAAGCAGATGTCTGACTTTTATTACTGGATTCTTGGTGGTGGCGAACCGCCTATTTGTGTTCACCTTTATTAG
- a CDS encoding methyltransferase FkbM produces the protein MNHRYIIGKTLSNIGNTILASELMPLTRIVPQGISYPYDIKRIAKNRKIKTIFDVGANIGQTSRFLNWHFPQAEIFAFEPINETFKTLQKNTHYLNKIQCFHSALGSHESEKLIYIREDSELNTLIEPSELPSNFKKTETVKITTIDTIAKKRQLTSIDILKMDVQGYELEVIYGAEFYVKNNLINFIYAEIDFDEHNKECQDFGELNKFLVKNNFKFSGFYEVFRWGENKRYFGFCNALFVNCNL, from the coding sequence ATGAATCATAGATATATTATTGGGAAAACTTTGTCTAATATTGGCAATACGATATTAGCATCTGAGCTTATGCCTTTGACCAGGATAGTACCTCAAGGAATTAGCTATCCATATGATATTAAAAGAATAGCTAAAAATAGGAAAATTAAAACAATATTTGATGTGGGCGCAAACATAGGGCAAACTAGTAGATTCTTAAACTGGCATTTCCCACAAGCCGAGATATTTGCATTTGAACCAATAAATGAAACTTTTAAAACACTACAGAAAAATACTCACTACTTAAATAAAATCCAGTGTTTTCATTCAGCACTTGGCTCTCATGAGAGCGAAAAGTTAATTTACATCAGAGAAGATTCGGAACTCAATACTTTGATTGAGCCTAGTGAATTACCCTCAAACTTTAAAAAAACTGAAACGGTAAAAATTACAACAATCGATACAATTGCTAAGAAACGTCAACTAACTAGTATTGATATTCTAAAGATGGATGTGCAAGGGTATGAATTAGAAGTTATTTATGGTGCTGAATTTTACGTTAAGAATAACTTAATTAATTTCATTTATGCAGAAATAGATTTTGATGAACATAATAAAGAATGCCAAGATTTTGGAGAATTAAACAAATTTTTAGTGAAAAATAATTTTAAGTTTTCTGGCTTTTATGAAGTTTTTAGATGGGGAGAGAACAAAAGATACTTTGGCTTTTGTAATGCTCTTTTTGTTAATTGTAATTTATAG
- a CDS encoding hexapeptide repeat-containing transferase, producing MVISINNASKLLAQKIRLLYLRGLGIEIDFSCLISSNIVINLGYSQGHKGNIKISSKTQISHGVTLDAWGGSITIDENVFIGPYTVIYGHGGVKIGKDTLISMHCRILSSNHTIPDRDTRIRWNPDILLPVTLGEDVWLGAGVTILGGVTVGNGCIVGAGAVVTKDLPPYSIAVGVPAKVVKTRL from the coding sequence ATGGTTATTAGCATAAACAATGCGTCAAAGTTACTTGCCCAAAAAATTAGATTGCTTTACTTAAGAGGCTTGGGTATTGAGATTGATTTTTCCTGCTTAATTAGCAGTAATATAGTTATCAATTTAGGTTATTCACAAGGTCATAAGGGAAATATAAAAATTAGTTCAAAGACACAGATAAGTCACGGAGTTACTTTGGATGCTTGGGGAGGATCAATAACTATTGATGAGAATGTATTTATAGGCCCTTATACAGTAATATATGGACATGGTGGGGTCAAAATTGGTAAAGATACATTAATTTCTATGCACTGCCGAATACTATCTTCAAATCATACAATTCCTGATAGAGATACTCGCATTAGATGGAATCCAGATATTCTTTTACCTGTCACTCTTGGAGAAGATGTATGGCTCGGTGCAGGTGTAACTATTTTAGGAGGTGTTACTGTTGGAAATGGTTGTATTGTTGGTGCTGGCGCAGTTGTAACTAAAGATTTACCACCTTACTCAATAGCAGTTGGTGTCCCTGCAAAAGTAGTGAAAACTCGTTTATGA
- a CDS encoding putative glycosyl transferase, giving the protein MKILLTADPELPVPPKLYGGIERIVDLLVAGLQARGHTVGLVANADSTSPANKSFAWPGKRSQNKLDALQNTLTLWSAVQQFQPDIIHSFSRILYLLPLLSSDIPKVMSYQRNPSHRTTSWGVKLAKGSLTFTGCSNYICNIGRKAGGVWHTIHNCVELEKYTFQPKVAPDAPLVFLSRVERIKGAHTAITIAKKTGRSLIIAGNHGTTGETGKYWQEEIVPHLGKDGIEYVGTVNDTQKNELLGQAAAMIVPIEWEEPFGIVFAEALACGTPVISCPRGALPEIIRQSIDGYLINSIDEAVVAINSLPKLNRQDCRQRVEEFFSTNLIVSQYEQMYHSLATSIF; this is encoded by the coding sequence ATGAAAATCCTGCTTACAGCCGATCCTGAATTACCAGTACCACCAAAACTATATGGTGGCATTGAACGTATTGTTGATTTACTTGTCGCAGGATTGCAAGCTCGTGGACATACAGTTGGACTGGTTGCTAACGCTGATTCAACATCACCAGCAAATAAGTCTTTTGCTTGGCCAGGGAAGCGATCGCAAAACAAATTAGATGCACTCCAAAATACATTGACTCTATGGTCAGCAGTGCAGCAGTTTCAGCCTGATATTATCCATAGCTTCTCGCGTATCCTGTATTTATTACCCCTGTTATCCTCTGATATCCCCAAGGTGATGTCTTATCAGCGAAATCCCAGCCATCGCACCACTAGCTGGGGTGTCAAACTTGCCAAGGGTTCTCTGACTTTTACAGGTTGTAGTAATTATATTTGTAACATTGGACGAAAGGCTGGGGGTGTTTGGCATACTATCCATAACTGTGTAGAACTAGAAAAATACACTTTTCAACCAAAGGTAGCTCCCGATGCACCCCTAGTATTTCTCAGTCGAGTAGAGCGAATTAAAGGAGCGCATACAGCGATCACTATTGCCAAAAAAACCGGACGCAGCTTAATTATTGCAGGTAATCACGGTACAACCGGAGAAACTGGTAAATACTGGCAAGAAGAAATTGTTCCTCACTTGGGAAAAGATGGGATCGAGTATGTTGGGACTGTAAATGATACTCAAAAAAATGAACTTCTGGGACAGGCTGCTGCCATGATTGTTCCCATAGAATGGGAAGAACCTTTCGGGATTGTTTTTGCTGAAGCTCTTGCTTGTGGTACTCCTGTAATATCTTGTCCCAGAGGAGCATTACCAGAGATTATCAGGCAAAGTATTGATGGTTACTTAATTAACAGTATTGATGAAGCTGTAGTAGCCATTAACAGTTTACCTAAGTTAAATCGACAAGATTGCCGTCAGCGTGTTGAAGAGTTTTTTTCTACTAATTTAATCGTAAGCCAATATGAGCAGATGTATCATAGTTTAGCTACCTCTATTTTCTAA
- a CDS encoding family 2 glycosyl transferase, with protein MYYDLSIIIPAYNRAEMLKYTLQSIKNAIHNLNVEVIIVDDGSKKPLSEQLQGFLNLPIRFIRQINQGSIVARNRGLKEAEGKYVLFLDSDDLVHADKLTLQVSDLEESQADVSYTDEATVKLKEEYSNLVFQPKRILRHVNHSAEFYLAVQPIPSNPIYRRSYLVQYLSNPLVPENRIFDPVGDVWIYYNLAAYDAKITKINGHYSIAGEHEQERYTDHWENLGVASLAVMMSFMKNCPSSDLTHEARRLVGECAFISWRKLPKNFNSAFEHNMMDIWQKAPKGSLNHLGGRFFQTLAKLIGAKNAAFVLRHIQRPDYSQIQTVSFEDLKEMVAILHSI; from the coding sequence ATGTATTACGATTTGTCCATAATTATTCCTGCCTACAATCGTGCTGAAATGCTGAAGTATACTCTTCAGAGTATAAAGAACGCAATTCATAATTTAAATGTAGAAGTAATTATTGTTGATGATGGTTCAAAAAAACCTTTATCAGAGCAATTGCAAGGGTTTTTGAATTTGCCTATTCGCTTTATTCGACAAATAAATCAAGGTTCAATTGTTGCTAGAAATCGAGGACTCAAAGAAGCAGAGGGTAAATATGTTTTATTTCTTGATTCAGATGATTTAGTTCATGCAGATAAACTGACGTTACAAGTCTCTGATTTAGAAGAATCCCAAGCAGATGTTTCTTATACTGACGAGGCAACTGTCAAGCTTAAGGAGGAATACAGTAATTTAGTCTTTCAACCAAAACGTATTCTTCGCCATGTTAATCACTCAGCAGAGTTTTATTTGGCAGTTCAACCAATTCCTAGTAATCCAATATACAGAAGAAGTTACTTGGTGCAATACTTGAGTAATCCATTAGTTCCAGAAAATAGGATATTTGATCCAGTAGGAGATGTCTGGATTTATTATAATTTGGCAGCTTATGATGCCAAAATCACTAAAATTAATGGTCACTATAGTATCGCAGGTGAACATGAACAAGAAAGGTATACTGATCACTGGGAAAATTTGGGAGTAGCATCCCTGGCAGTAATGATGTCATTTATGAAAAACTGCCCTTCTAGTGATTTAACACATGAAGCGCGTAGACTTGTAGGAGAGTGCGCTTTTATTTCTTGGCGAAAATTGCCGAAAAATTTTAATTCAGCATTTGAACATAACATGATGGATATTTGGCAAAAAGCACCGAAAGGAAGTTTGAATCACTTGGGAGGAAGATTTTTTCAAACTCTAGCAAAACTAATTGGGGCGAAAAATGCGGCTTTCGTTCTTCGACATATACAAAGACCTGATTATTCTCAAATACAAACAGTAAGTTTTGAAGACTTAAAAGAAATGGTAGCTATTCTTCATAGCATTTAA
- a CDS encoding putative glycosyl transferase, translating to MRPLVSILIPCYNAEPWLAETLESALQQTWKNIEIILVDDGSTDGSLTVAKKFEPRGVKVISQTNRGASAARNRAIQEAKGDFIQYLDADDLLAPDKIELQMQLLNCDRNSDYIASGAWARFYKTPSEALFKPQPLWADMSPVEWLICAWEGNWMMHPAAWLIPRKIFEATGFWNEGLSLNDDGEYFCRALLASKGVKFCADAKTYYRSGLQNSLSKATSRDSWASAVKALLLCLNYLLTVEDSFRTRHACATLLQRNIYSIYPDVPDLLQIIESKVKILGGSDLKLDSGPLIKLIENIFGWKLARRLQKLRRIYLPQLQIK from the coding sequence ATGAGACCTTTGGTTTCTATACTTATACCTTGCTATAATGCTGAACCTTGGTTAGCAGAAACATTGGAATCTGCCTTACAGCAAACTTGGAAAAATATAGAAATAATCTTAGTAGATGATGGCTCAACTGATGGGAGTCTGACAGTAGCCAAGAAATTTGAGCCAAGGGGCGTTAAAGTTATCAGTCAAACTAACCGGGGAGCAAGTGCAGCTAGAAATCGAGCGATTCAAGAGGCGAAAGGAGACTTTATTCAATATCTAGATGCTGATGATTTGTTAGCACCTGACAAGATAGAGCTTCAAATGCAACTTCTAAATTGCGATCGCAATTCTGATTACATTGCATCAGGCGCATGGGCAAGATTTTACAAAACACCATCAGAAGCATTATTTAAGCCTCAACCTCTTTGGGCAGATATGTCACCTGTTGAATGGCTGATTTGCGCTTGGGAAGGCAATTGGATGATGCACCCTGCTGCTTGGTTAATCCCCCGTAAAATCTTTGAAGCAACAGGTTTTTGGAACGAAGGCTTATCCTTAAATGATGATGGAGAATATTTTTGTAGGGCATTATTAGCTAGTAAAGGAGTAAAGTTCTGTGCAGATGCTAAAACTTATTATCGCTCTGGTCTTCAAAATAGTTTAAGTAAAGCTACTTCTAGAGATTCTTGGGCATCGGCTGTTAAAGCATTACTACTATGTTTAAATTATCTACTTACAGTAGAAGATAGTTTTCGTACTCGTCATGCTTGTGCTACACTCTTGCAACGTAACATATATAGTATTTACCCAGACGTTCCAGATTTATTACAAATAATCGAATCTAAAGTAAAAATACTTGGAGGCTCTGACCTGAAACTTGATTCTGGCCCTTTAATAAAACTTATAGAAAATATTTTTGGCTGGAAATTAGCAAGAAGACTTCAGAAGCTTAGACGTATTTATTTGCCGCAGTTGCAAATAAAATAA